In Pristis pectinata isolate sPriPec2 chromosome 19, sPriPec2.1.pri, whole genome shotgun sequence, the following proteins share a genomic window:
- the rbm17 gene encoding splicing factor 45 has product MSLYDDLGVETSDSKTEGWSKNFKLLQSQLQVKKATLTQAKTQRSKQSTVLAPVIDLKRGTSGEDRQIVDTPPHIASGLKDPVPSGFSTGEVLIPLADEYDPMYPNDYEKVVKRQREDRQRQRELERQKEIEEREKRRKERHEQPSGFARRPDPESDEDDEEREKERRKRSMGGAAIAPPSSLVEKDKELIPTFQYEEDSRSRNAPAKAAIPPPVYDEPERPRSPPGPTNSFIANMGGTVAHKIMQKYGFREGQGLGKHEQGLSTALSVEKTSKRGGKIIVGDSAEKVEMPAAAKKSEANPLTEILKNPTKVVLLRNMVGAGEVDDDLEGETKEECEKYGKVTKCVIFEIPGAPDDEAVRIFVEFERVESAIKAVVDLNTRYFGGRVVKACFYNLDKFRQLDLGDLF; this is encoded by the exons ATGTCACTCTACGATGACCTGGGTGTGGAGACCAGCGACTCTAAAACAGAGGGCTGGTCGAAAAACTTCAAACTTCTTCAATCGCAGCTTCAGGTGAAGAAAGCAACACTGACACAAGCAAAG ACTCAACGTTCCAAGCAGAGTACGGTTTTAGCTCCTGTGATAGACCTAAAGCGAGGCACCTCCGGGGAAGACCGACAGATTGTTGACACCCCACCTCATATAGCATCTGGATTAAAG GACCCAGTACCGAGTGGATTCTCGACAGGAGAGGTATTGATTCCGCTGGCTGACGAGTATGACCCCATGTACCCAAATGACTACGAGAAAGTTGTAAAACGTCAACGCGAGGACAGGCAGCGACAGCGCGAGCTGGAGCGACAGAAAGAAATCGAAGAAAGAGAGAA GCGAAGGAAGGAGCGGCATGAACAGCCTAGTGGCTTCGCAAGAAGACCAGACCCAGAGTCGGATGAGGATGAcgaagagagggagaaggaaaggCGGAAAAGAA GTATGGGAGGAGCAGCGATCGCCCCACCTTCATCACTTGTCGAAAAGGATAAAGAAC TCATTCCAACTTTCCAGTACGAGGAGGACTCAAGGTCCCGAAACGCCCCTGCCAAAGCTGCCATTCCTCCGCCGGTCTATGACGAACCGGAGAGACCACGGTCCCCACCCGGACCAACCAACTCCTTCATCGCAAACATGGG GGGTACAGTGGCACACAAAATAATGCAGAAGTATGGTTTCCGTGAAGGGCAAGGCTTGGGGAAGCATGAGCAAGGGTTGAGTACAGCACTGTCAGTGGAGAAGACAAGCAAACGAGGAGGAAAGATCATTGTTGGTGACAGTGCAGAGAAAG TGGAAATGCCTGCAGCTGCTAAGAAATCTGAAGCAAACCCACTGACAGAAATCCTGAAAAATCCCACAAAAGTGGTTCTACTGCGG AATATGGTGGGGGCTGGTGAAGTCGATGATGATCTGGAAGGTGAAACAAAAGAAGAGTGTGAAAAGTACGGCAAAGTGACCAAGTGTGTCATATTCGAG ATTCCAGGAGCACCTGACGATGAGGCAGTCCGAATATTTGTGGAGTTTGAACGGGTTGAGTCTGCAATCAAAG CTGTGGTTGACCTGAATACAAGATATTTCGGTGGcagagtggtgaaggcttgtttctACAATCTGGACAAATTCCGGCAGCTGGACCTTGGTGACCTCTTCTAA